The following nucleotide sequence is from Ferruginibacter lapsinanis.
TCAACACCATCAAATTAAATTAATCATTTTGTCAAAGTCCTTATTGTCATCAAGAGCAAGCCTGGTAGCATTTAGTGCCTGGTGGTTGGTGTGGAGTCTTGTGCAGTGGATTGTTTTATTGCAGTTAGGGGTTACCCAATTGCAGGCTATTACTGATAGTTTACTAAGCAATGTTTTATTGGGAGGATCTTGTTTTCTTATTATCAGTAACATGCGTTACTATTTGCCCAAACATGAAAAGTATTGGTATATCATTACGGTAAGTTTTGTACTGAGTTTTGTATGGTTGATAATGATACGTGCCGCGTTATATTTTCTTTTTAAAAATGATGAGCAGTATTTATTCGCATTAAAACAATCATCCATATTGCGCTATGGCGTTGGTTTTTTAATGATCAGTTGCATTTCCACCATCAGCTTATTGTGGTACACACAACAGGATCAGTTGAAATCAGGTAATCAACAAAAAGAGATAGAACAATTGGCAAAGGATGCAGAGTTATTTAAATTAAGACAGCAGTTACAACCTCATTTTTTATTCAATAGTTTAAATTCTATTAGTGCTTTAATTGGCAGCCAGCCGGAAAAAGCCAGGAATATGATACAGCAACTGTCGGATTTTTTAAGAGGCACACTTAAAAGAGAGGAGCATCAATGGAATAGTTTGCACGAAGAGATCCAATATTTGGAACTCTACCTGGATATAGAAAAAGTAAGATTCGGTCATCGGTTGCAAACAGAGATATTTGTAGAGGACGGGGTAGAATCATTGCAGTTACCTGCTTTGCTATTACAACCTGCGGTTGAAAATGCGATCAAATTCGGATTGTATGACACTATTGGAGAAGTGGTGATACATATCAGTGCAAAACAAAGAAATAATTTATTGGAGATCGTTATTCAAAATCCCTTTG
It contains:
- a CDS encoding sensor histidine kinase; amino-acid sequence: MSKSLLSSRASLVAFSAWWLVWSLVQWIVLLQLGVTQLQAITDSLLSNVLLGGSCFLIISNMRYYLPKHEKYWYIITVSFVLSFVWLIMIRAALYFLFKNDEQYLFALKQSSILRYGVGFLMISCISTISLLWYTQQDQLKSGNQQKEIEQLAKDAELFKLRQQLQPHFLFNSLNSISALIGSQPEKARNMIQQLSDFLRGTLKREEHQWNSLHEEIQYLELYLDIEKVRFGHRLQTEIFVEDGVESLQLPALLLQPAVENAIKFGLYDTIGEVVIHISAKQRNNLLEIVIQNPFDEETALPSKGTGFGLASIQRRLFLLFERNDLLKTNVENNIFITTILIPQKK